In Pseudoxanthomonas indica, the following are encoded in one genomic region:
- a CDS encoding DUF1254 domain-containing protein codes for MPTPSTPYAARAFNPAHPLLPNGAGAPAQLANERYVESLARLVYYWGYPAVDGFGRTSAWELMKDGPGATMGLFPGAPKNTMGYLDDYMSPAQRKVVTPNNDTIYGVCFADLTHEPLVIQTPESVPAHHYWTIQITDVFTTVLRQLGSASATPGGKFLLAGPDWHGEVPTGYVDVIRSPTNVAGIFGRSFTAHTPESKQQARAVLNQIGVVPLSKDQPHRWTFDCEASARNKVYPKGVTPEMVAADPDMLRVRPVNAVTFWDDLQKALDFNPQVSADDAAMADQARTLLALRQSSDAWKALLDRTALSADAELHEGARFHQTGVDAGNGWQKQENGGLWGTDWFGRAQAAVIYIYVNDFHEAVYFIRGTDSKANLLQGRYHYTLTFAKGALPPVDRERGGFWSLTMYDRDYYMLSKPENGRTNIGTVSLEANELKFAADGSLTLHLSHAPPPGEDALANWLQAPDDQFALIVRAYVPDASLLDGSHVLPEVVRA; via the coding sequence ATGCCTACTCCCAGCACGCCCTACGCCGCGCGCGCGTTCAACCCTGCGCATCCGCTGTTGCCCAACGGCGCCGGTGCGCCGGCGCAACTGGCCAACGAGCGCTACGTGGAATCGCTGGCGCGGCTGGTCTACTACTGGGGCTATCCGGCCGTGGATGGCTTTGGCCGCACCAGTGCCTGGGAACTGATGAAGGACGGACCCGGCGCGACCATGGGCCTGTTCCCGGGTGCGCCCAAGAACACCATGGGGTATCTGGACGATTACATGTCGCCCGCGCAACGCAAGGTGGTCACCCCCAACAACGACACCATCTATGGCGTGTGCTTTGCGGATCTGACCCACGAACCGCTGGTGATCCAGACACCGGAGTCCGTTCCCGCCCACCATTACTGGACCATCCAGATCACCGATGTGTTCACGACCGTGCTGCGCCAGCTGGGTTCGGCGTCGGCGACGCCGGGCGGCAAGTTCCTGCTCGCAGGTCCGGACTGGCATGGCGAAGTGCCCACTGGATATGTCGACGTGATCCGCTCCCCCACGAATGTGGCCGGCATCTTTGGACGCAGCTTCACCGCCCACACCCCCGAATCCAAGCAGCAAGCCCGCGCCGTACTGAACCAGATCGGCGTGGTGCCGCTGAGCAAGGACCAGCCACACCGGTGGACCTTCGATTGCGAAGCCAGTGCACGCAACAAGGTGTACCCCAAAGGCGTCACGCCGGAGATGGTCGCGGCCGACCCGGACATGCTGCGCGTCCGGCCGGTGAACGCCGTGACCTTCTGGGACGATCTGCAGAAGGCGCTGGACTTCAACCCGCAGGTGAGCGCGGACGACGCGGCGATGGCCGACCAGGCGCGCACGCTGCTGGCGCTGCGCCAGTCCAGCGACGCATGGAAGGCGTTGCTCGACCGCACGGCTTTGAGCGCCGATGCGGAACTGCACGAGGGAGCGCGCTTCCACCAGACCGGCGTCGACGCGGGCAACGGCTGGCAGAAGCAGGAGAACGGCGGGCTGTGGGGCACGGACTGGTTCGGGCGCGCGCAGGCGGCCGTGATCTACATCTACGTCAACGATTTTCACGAGGCGGTGTACTTCATCCGCGGCACGGATTCAAAAGCCAACCTGTTGCAGGGTCGCTATCACTACACGCTGACCTTTGCCAAGGGCGCGCTGCCGCCGGTGGATCGTGAGCGCGGCGGCTTCTGGTCGCTGACGATGTATGACCGCGACTATTACATGCTGTCCAAGCCGGAGAACGGACGCACCAACATCGGCACCGTCTCGCTGGAGGCCAACGAGCTGAAGTTTGCCGCCGATGGTTCACTGACCCTGCATCTGTCGCATGCGCCGCCGCCCGGCGAGGACGCCCTGGCCAACTGGCTGCAGGCGCCGGATGATCAGTTCGCGCTGATTGTGCGCGCCTACGTGCCAGATGCCAGCCTTCTTGACGGCAGCCATGTGTTGCCGGAGGTGGTGCGCGCCTGA
- a CDS encoding dihydrofolate reductase family protein: MPLRPLRYTINVTLDGCVDHRSCDPDPALHRHAEHNLNRADALLFGRTTYEMMEVAFRPPGMLAGMPEWMLPFARTIDAAKKYVVSSTLERVDWNAELLRGDLAQAVQRLKSQPGKGVMVGGVQLPLALAALGLIDEYEFVVHPRVAGHGPTLLAGLPQKIDLKLVDKVEFPSGAVASRYVPKG, from the coding sequence ATGCCCCTGCGACCCCTGCGCTACACCATCAACGTCACCCTCGACGGCTGCGTCGATCATCGCTCCTGCGATCCGGATCCGGCCCTGCACCGCCACGCCGAGCACAACCTCAATCGTGCCGACGCATTGCTGTTTGGCCGCACCACCTACGAAATGATGGAAGTGGCCTTCCGGCCGCCCGGGATGCTGGCGGGCATGCCCGAGTGGATGCTGCCATTCGCGCGGACGATCGACGCGGCGAAGAAGTACGTGGTGTCTTCGACACTCGAACGCGTGGACTGGAACGCCGAGCTGCTGCGCGGCGATCTGGCGCAGGCGGTACAGCGCTTGAAGTCGCAGCCGGGCAAGGGCGTGATGGTCGGCGGCGTGCAGCTGCCGCTGGCGCTGGCGGCGCTGGGCCTGATCGATGAGTACGAGTTCGTCGTCCATCCCCGGGTGGCAGGCCATGGGCCGACCCTGCTCGCGGGTTTGCCGCAGAAGATCGACCTGAAGCTGGTGGACAAGGTGGAATTCCCGTCCGGCGCGGTGGCCTCGCGGTACGTGCCGAAAGGATAG
- a CDS encoding DUF5694 domain-containing protein, which produces MNRCLGIVAACLLAIPAAHAQTKFDLTTLDKDMSGPRTQVLVLGSVHLSQLPKEFDPRSLDPMLDRLAAFRPEIITIEAISGEQCDLAARHPTIYGADYCPDTTKARAATGLDVPAAIAGVQKALAAWPARPTPAQRRALAALFLAANDRASAYTQWLQLPEAERHAGDGLDETLVAMLGEIAARNNENYQIAARLAARLGLPRVHAVDDHTGDNIQVPEAETEAFGQSVMAAWKSGRSELNQSEQQEKSLSAAPDLLPLYRFINQPEQLWIRADVNAGATMRAKSDRHYPQIWVNGWEIRNLRMVANIHQTFRERPGARVLSVVGVSHKPWFDQWLGQMQGVDIVDVGKMLE; this is translated from the coding sequence ATGAATCGATGCCTCGGGATAGTGGCCGCCTGCCTCTTGGCGATCCCCGCCGCGCATGCACAGACAAAGTTCGATCTGACCACGCTGGACAAGGACATGAGCGGGCCGCGCACGCAGGTGCTGGTGTTGGGTTCGGTCCACCTGAGCCAGTTGCCCAAGGAATTCGATCCGCGCTCACTGGATCCGATGCTGGATCGCCTGGCCGCGTTCCGGCCCGAGATCATCACCATCGAGGCCATCAGCGGGGAGCAGTGCGATCTGGCTGCGCGACATCCCACGATCTATGGCGCGGATTACTGTCCCGACACCACCAAGGCCCGGGCCGCCACCGGCCTGGACGTACCCGCCGCCATCGCCGGCGTGCAGAAAGCCCTGGCCGCATGGCCGGCGCGGCCGACTCCGGCGCAACGGCGCGCACTGGCCGCGTTGTTCCTGGCCGCCAATGATCGCGCGTCCGCGTACACGCAGTGGCTGCAGCTGCCGGAAGCCGAACGCCATGCCGGCGACGGCCTCGACGAAACGCTGGTGGCGATGCTGGGCGAAATCGCCGCGCGCAACAACGAGAACTACCAGATCGCCGCGCGCCTGGCCGCACGGCTGGGCCTGCCACGCGTGCATGCGGTGGACGATCACACCGGCGACAACATCCAGGTGCCCGAGGCGGAGACTGAAGCCTTCGGCCAGTCCGTGATGGCGGCGTGGAAATCCGGGCGCAGCGAACTCAACCAGAGCGAGCAACAGGAGAAATCGCTGTCGGCGGCGCCGGATCTGCTGCCGCTGTACCGCTTCATCAACCAGCCGGAGCAGCTGTGGATCCGCGCCGACGTGAACGCCGGCGCCACCATGCGTGCGAAGTCCGATCGTCATTACCCGCAGATCTGGGTCAACGGCTGGGAAATCCGCAACCTGCGCATGGTCGCCAACATCCACCAGACCTTCCGCGAACGGCCCGGCGCGCGCGTGCTGTCGGTGGTCGGGGTGTCGCACAAGCCGTGGTTCGATCAGTGGCTGGGACAGATGCAGGGCGTGGACATCGTCGATGTCGGGAAAATGCTGGAATAG
- a CDS encoding TonB-dependent receptor plug domain-containing protein, with translation MPCVVPLTAAIATALLFAPHLARADEAPASNSKTLSTVVVTGSNIGRADAEGPNPVQVISREQIETSGKATVADLLRSISANTGNAANETSNSGWASGSAGIGLRGLSQKNTLVLLNGRRLANYGFPAGGLSDTFVNLNALPLVAVERIEVLKDGASAVYGSDAVAGVVNIITRQNFEGLEIGGRIGISDEGGLDERQAKIVGGFGDFDSDGYNVLYSVDYYDRDRLDQSERDLTRSGIYTGPGGRWNGWSAKGARFLVDGVSVPLLDANGNCPTGTVLTASAPIDGLAGDTCAFNQADYTTLIPATERLQGYLNGTLRINENVEAFGEALYSYIRGTSWFGSSPYFTLESGRFALNAETGLAEPVPALLPANNPYNPYGVATPIEYTFFNLGASIKTNRSDAYRVLGGLRGRWGEWDWETTAFAARSKETENVAGGFANRWGLYDALNNGTYNLHNPAATPQSVIDSIALSTDRTADSKLTGADAKIIGQLFELPAGRVGFAAGVEWRREELVSRNPWQIDAGLQIRPAIAAVDGSRDVAAVYAEFNLPVTSTFEVQVAGRGDHYSDFGNAFSPKLSLRWQPFDALLLRAAASRGFRAPSLSENADSTSISYGSVVDPHDPDVPGSRQNPTFFTVGNTNLEPERTHSYNAGFVLSPWADTSLSVDWYRIELDNLIGTGNSATIVQQNNPADVIRDSRGKLLAVYNRYQNLTELKTSGIDVELRQRWRTDSAGDFGLSSVYTHVLEYRRQNTVGGPLVDYAGSNISFTLPRNKAATTADWILGDFTTALTWYHTGGYAQTRSTAQTRVDNYDQLDLYFAWSGIDKLTLFAKVQNLTNEEPPYDASFPGIRAPYDFSQYDLRGRYFSVGFDYTF, from the coding sequence ATGCCCTGCGTTGTTCCTTTGACTGCCGCCATCGCGACGGCGTTGTTGTTCGCTCCACACCTGGCCCGCGCAGACGAAGCACCGGCTTCCAACAGCAAGACGCTCTCCACCGTCGTGGTCACCGGCTCCAACATTGGCCGCGCCGATGCCGAAGGCCCCAACCCGGTGCAGGTGATCAGCCGCGAGCAGATCGAAACCTCCGGCAAGGCCACCGTCGCCGACCTGCTGCGTTCCATCTCGGCCAACACCGGCAACGCCGCCAACGAAACCAGCAACAGCGGGTGGGCCTCGGGCTCGGCCGGCATCGGCCTGCGTGGCCTGTCGCAGAAGAACACCCTGGTGCTGCTCAATGGTCGCCGCCTGGCCAACTACGGTTTCCCGGCCGGCGGTCTGTCCGATACGTTCGTCAACCTCAATGCGCTGCCATTGGTGGCGGTGGAGCGGATCGAAGTGCTGAAGGACGGCGCCTCGGCGGTGTACGGCTCCGACGCCGTGGCCGGCGTGGTCAACATCATCACCCGGCAGAATTTCGAAGGCCTGGAAATCGGCGGCCGCATCGGCATCTCCGACGAAGGCGGGCTGGATGAGCGCCAGGCCAAGATCGTCGGCGGCTTCGGCGATTTCGACAGCGACGGCTACAACGTCCTCTACAGCGTCGACTACTACGACCGTGATCGCCTCGACCAGAGCGAGCGCGATCTGACCAGGTCCGGCATCTACACCGGCCCCGGTGGCCGCTGGAACGGCTGGTCGGCCAAGGGCGCGCGCTTCCTGGTCGACGGCGTGTCGGTGCCGCTGCTCGATGCCAATGGCAATTGCCCCACCGGCACCGTGCTGACCGCCAGCGCGCCCATCGACGGCCTGGCCGGCGACACCTGCGCGTTCAACCAGGCCGACTACACCACCCTGATTCCGGCCACCGAGCGCCTGCAGGGCTACCTCAACGGCACCCTGCGCATCAACGAAAACGTCGAGGCCTTCGGCGAAGCCTTGTACAGCTACATCCGCGGCACCTCGTGGTTCGGTTCCAGCCCGTACTTCACCCTGGAGAGCGGCCGCTTTGCGCTCAACGCCGAGACCGGACTGGCCGAGCCGGTGCCGGCGCTCCTGCCCGCCAACAATCCCTACAACCCCTATGGCGTGGCCACGCCGATCGAGTACACGTTCTTCAACCTCGGCGCCTCGATCAAGACCAACCGCTCCGACGCCTATCGCGTGCTCGGTGGCCTGCGCGGCCGCTGGGGCGAGTGGGACTGGGAAACCACCGCCTTCGCCGCACGCAGCAAGGAAACCGAGAACGTCGCCGGCGGTTTCGCCAATCGCTGGGGCCTGTACGACGCGCTCAACAACGGCACCTACAACCTGCACAACCCCGCCGCCACGCCGCAGTCGGTGATCGATTCCATCGCCCTGAGCACCGATCGCACCGCCGACTCCAAGCTCACCGGTGCCGACGCCAAGATCATCGGCCAGCTGTTCGAACTGCCGGCCGGTCGCGTGGGCTTCGCTGCCGGCGTGGAATGGCGGCGCGAAGAACTGGTCTCGCGCAATCCCTGGCAGATCGATGCCGGCCTGCAGATCCGTCCGGCGATTGCCGCGGTGGATGGCAGCCGCGACGTCGCTGCGGTGTATGCCGAGTTCAACCTGCCGGTGACGTCCACCTTCGAAGTGCAGGTGGCCGGACGCGGTGATCACTACAGCGACTTCGGCAATGCGTTCTCGCCCAAGCTCAGCCTGCGCTGGCAGCCGTTCGACGCGCTGCTGCTGCGCGCGGCCGCCTCGCGCGGCTTCCGCGCGCCGTCGCTGTCGGAGAATGCCGACAGCACCAGCATCTCCTACGGCTCGGTGGTGGATCCGCACGATCCCGACGTGCCGGGCTCGCGGCAGAACCCGACCTTCTTCACCGTCGGCAACACCAACCTGGAACCCGAGCGCACGCACAGCTACAACGCCGGCTTCGTGCTCTCGCCCTGGGCCGACACCAGCCTGAGCGTGGACTGGTACCGGATTGAACTGGACAACCTGATCGGCACCGGCAACAGCGCCACCATCGTGCAGCAGAACAATCCGGCCGATGTCATCCGCGACTCGCGCGGCAAGCTGCTGGCGGTCTACAACCGTTACCAGAACCTCACCGAGTTGAAGACGTCCGGCATCGACGTGGAACTGCGCCAGCGCTGGCGCACCGACTCCGCCGGTGACTTCGGCCTCTCCAGCGTCTACACGCACGTGCTGGAATACCGCCGGCAGAACACCGTGGGCGGGCCGCTGGTCGACTACGCCGGCAGCAACATCAGCTTCACCCTGCCGCGCAACAAGGCCGCCACCACCGCAGACTGGATCCTCGGCGACTTCACCACTGCGCTCACCTGGTACCACACCGGCGGCTATGCGCAGACGCGCAGCACCGCGCAGACCCGCGTGGATAACTACGACCAGCTCGATCTGTATTTCGCCTGGAGCGGCATCGACAAGCTGACCCTGTTCGCCAAGGTGCAGAACCTGACCAACGAAGAGCCGCCCTACGACGCCTCGTTCCCGGGCATCCGCGCGCCGTATGACTTCTCGCAGTACGACCTGCGCGGACGCTACTTCTCGGTCGGCTTCGACTACACGTTCTGA
- a CDS encoding autotransporter outer membrane beta-barrel domain-containing protein, whose amino-acid sequence MHVQKQPLAWAVALGVSGLATQGHAQQVGPGSLTSTVQVSSGEVTMVGGTSVDVSAGTSTPATQVSGGTLIIDMQAGTPGPITLRTQRGAALYANGGTILVDHGVNILSTTGPAMLSDSASSLIRVAGALVTNTGNARAAGASAGRIEISDSIFNDPALGAGSGSGFAAEGSGVIAIGGGNRLFTGNFTNAVALAANGPAARIEVNGDLPVVMNGQGAIGVYLYNNGQVSSTAPLRIAFNGTGSVGLIVDGSTMAAPLQGLQLQFNNNTAGRSAGLGVTAVNGGVAEVSGLQMGGVGAALGAWARAGSTINLSGNSVIDINASSNAQTYNFSPGPTSSFITGPLFASVSAPSQRAGLLAQRGTINSTDTTININSSEGYGVYAGQNGTALSEINLLHNQVTVRTSNQYGYGLFASANGQINAEDSVVDVADGVAAVYMFGYVNNATNQPASFATEVHLTNSNVIASGSSYGLYSVNQTKGMQNTFSMDGGSLVSDQFAIIGVGPLAATLSGASVRGSQGLLGASVADPAYGEATVIDLTANNSVLEGLAEAETGAQANISLNDNSHWTGGAWNVTQVAVDASSLWTLPIESTVSGLVSNAGTIEFTAPQGDVYKNLFTQSYVGAAGSLLVMNTYLASDDSPTDKLIIDGGTATGSSLIRVVNAGGPGAVTLANGIPLVEVINGGATQADLFALAAPVFAGPYVYRLHQGGPSPGTEQFWFLRSAIDCSAPNAPTPPCPAPPDPPDPPPPDPPPDPPDPPPPNPDPPGPPPDPPPPPPDPPPPPDPPPPDPPDPLPPPDPAPEPPEYRDEVSLYTALPAMGLRYGWATLGNLHERVGEQEQLRARSDLRGRNSFNGAWIRVIGEDGDVRGSRRGIYGEGPKYDYSIVALQVGMDVYAKEDADEDNVRDHAGFYVGDGRIRTSVHHYDGSYAGRNEVEGPSVGLYWTRYGDQGDYLDLVWQGTWAKGTARSSNGQTLERRGFGWAMSAETGYPWHYSDEDPDRIIEPQLQLIYQHADKDQDADAYADVRFREMESLAGRLGLRWADSRKLEPTNEGIPRLFTGWLRVNLWHEFRGRPVTEFSSAAGYIPFAADISGSWWQLNAGMTWQWGAATSLYANVGYQHGFSRSFEAWDGKVGVRWNW is encoded by the coding sequence ATGCACGTACAGAAGCAACCGTTGGCCTGGGCCGTTGCATTGGGTGTGTCGGGGCTCGCCACGCAAGGTCACGCGCAGCAGGTGGGGCCGGGATCACTCACCAGCACGGTGCAGGTGAGCTCGGGTGAGGTGACGATGGTGGGTGGCACCAGCGTGGATGTCAGCGCCGGCACCAGCACGCCGGCCACGCAGGTCAGCGGGGGAACGCTGATCATCGACATGCAGGCCGGGACGCCAGGACCGATCACCCTGCGCACGCAGCGCGGTGCGGCGTTGTACGCCAACGGCGGAACGATCCTCGTGGATCACGGCGTCAACATCCTCAGCACCACCGGGCCGGCGATGCTGAGCGATTCGGCCAGCAGCCTGATTCGCGTAGCGGGCGCGCTGGTGACCAACACGGGCAACGCGCGTGCGGCGGGCGCATCGGCCGGGCGCATCGAGATCAGCGACAGCATCTTCAACGATCCCGCGCTGGGCGCCGGCAGCGGCAGCGGCTTTGCGGCCGAAGGCAGCGGCGTCATCGCCATTGGCGGCGGCAACCGTCTGTTCACCGGCAACTTCACCAATGCCGTGGCGCTGGCCGCCAACGGGCCCGCTGCACGCATCGAAGTGAACGGTGATCTGCCGGTGGTGATGAATGGCCAGGGCGCCATCGGTGTCTACCTGTACAACAACGGCCAGGTGAGCAGCACGGCGCCGCTGCGGATTGCCTTCAACGGCACCGGCTCGGTGGGCCTGATCGTGGATGGTTCGACGATGGCGGCGCCGCTGCAGGGTCTGCAACTGCAGTTCAACAACAACACCGCCGGGCGCAGCGCGGGCCTGGGCGTCACTGCGGTCAATGGTGGCGTGGCCGAGGTGTCCGGCTTGCAGATGGGCGGCGTCGGCGCGGCGCTGGGTGCGTGGGCGCGGGCCGGCTCGACCATCAACCTGAGCGGCAACAGCGTCATCGACATCAACGCCAGCAGCAACGCACAGACCTACAACTTCAGCCCGGGGCCGACTTCCTCGTTCATCACCGGGCCGTTGTTCGCCAGCGTCAGCGCACCCTCGCAGCGCGCGGGCCTGCTGGCGCAGCGCGGCACCATCAACAGCACCGACACCACCATCAACATCAACAGCAGCGAAGGCTATGGCGTGTATGCCGGCCAGAACGGCACGGCCCTGAGCGAGATCAACCTGCTGCACAACCAGGTGACCGTACGCACGAGCAACCAATATGGCTACGGCCTGTTCGCATCGGCGAACGGGCAAATCAACGCGGAGGATTCGGTCGTGGACGTGGCCGATGGCGTGGCCGCGGTGTACATGTTCGGTTACGTCAACAACGCCACCAACCAGCCCGCCAGTTTCGCCACCGAGGTGCACTTGACCAACTCGAACGTGATCGCCAGCGGCAGCAGCTACGGCCTGTACTCGGTCAACCAGACCAAGGGCATGCAGAACACCTTCAGCATGGACGGTGGCAGCCTGGTCAGTGATCAGTTCGCGATCATCGGCGTGGGGCCGCTGGCCGCCACGCTGAGCGGGGCCAGCGTGCGCGGCAGCCAGGGGCTGCTGGGCGCGTCGGTGGCCGATCCGGCCTATGGCGAAGCGACGGTGATCGATCTGACCGCCAACAACAGCGTGCTGGAAGGATTGGCTGAGGCCGAAACCGGCGCGCAGGCCAACATCAGTTTGAACGACAACTCGCACTGGACCGGCGGCGCCTGGAATGTCACCCAGGTCGCGGTGGACGCCAGCAGTCTGTGGACGCTGCCAATCGAGTCGACGGTGTCCGGACTGGTCTCCAACGCGGGCACCATCGAGTTCACCGCACCGCAGGGCGATGTCTACAAGAACCTGTTCACGCAGTCGTATGTGGGCGCCGCGGGCAGCCTGCTGGTGATGAATACCTACCTGGCCTCGGACGATTCGCCTACCGACAAACTGATCATCGATGGCGGAACCGCCACCGGCAGCAGCCTGATCCGCGTGGTCAATGCCGGCGGCCCGGGCGCGGTGACGCTGGCCAACGGCATTCCGTTGGTCGAGGTGATCAACGGTGGCGCCACCCAGGCCGATCTGTTCGCGCTGGCCGCGCCGGTGTTCGCCGGGCCGTATGTCTATCGCCTGCATCAGGGCGGGCCCTCGCCCGGCACCGAGCAGTTCTGGTTCCTGCGATCGGCGATTGATTGCTCGGCGCCCAATGCGCCCACGCCGCCCTGTCCTGCGCCACCGGATCCGCCCGATCCACCGCCACCGGATCCGCCGCCGGATCCGCCGGACCCGCCGCCGCCGAATCCGGATCCGCCGGGCCCACCACCGGATCCGCCGCCGCCGCCACCCGATCCGCCACCGCCGCCGGATCCCCCGCCGCCGGACCCGCCGGATCCGCTGCCGCCGCCGGATCCCGCGCCCGAGCCGCCCGAGTACCGCGACGAGGTGTCGTTGTATACGGCGCTGCCGGCGATGGGCCTGCGCTACGGCTGGGCGACGCTGGGCAACCTGCACGAGCGCGTGGGCGAGCAGGAGCAGCTGCGCGCGCGTTCCGACCTGCGCGGCAGGAACAGTTTCAACGGCGCCTGGATTCGCGTGATAGGCGAGGATGGCGATGTGCGCGGCAGTCGACGCGGCATCTATGGCGAAGGTCCCAAGTACGACTACAGCATCGTCGCGCTGCAGGTGGGCATGGACGTGTACGCGAAGGAAGACGCGGACGAGGACAACGTGCGTGACCATGCCGGCTTCTACGTGGGCGATGGCCGCATCCGCACCTCGGTGCATCACTACGATGGCAGCTACGCCGGTCGCAACGAAGTCGAAGGGCCTTCCGTGGGTCTGTACTGGACGCGCTACGGCGATCAGGGTGACTACCTGGATCTGGTCTGGCAGGGCACCTGGGCCAAGGGAACCGCGCGCTCGTCCAATGGGCAGACGCTGGAGCGGCGCGGCTTCGGCTGGGCGATGTCGGCGGAAACCGGCTACCCCTGGCACTACAGCGACGAAGATCCGGATCGCATCATCGAACCGCAACTGCAACTGATCTACCAGCACGCGGACAAGGACCAGGACGCCGACGCCTACGCCGATGTGCGTTTCCGCGAAATGGAATCGCTGGCGGGCCGGCTGGGATTGCGCTGGGCCGATTCGCGCAAGCTCGAGCCGACCAACGAGGGCATACCACGCCTGTTCACCGGTTGGTTGCGGGTGAACCTGTGGCATGAGTTCCGCGGCCGGCCGGTCACCGAGTTTTCCTCCGCCGCCGGCTACATTCCGTTTGCAGCCGACATCAGCGGTTCGTGGTGGCAGTTGAACGCCGGCATGACCTGGCAATGGGGTGCAGCGACGTCGCTGTACGCCAATGTCGGCTACCAGCATGGCTTCAGCCGCAGCTTCGAAGCGTGGGATGGAAAAGTGGGCGTGCGCTGGAACTGGTGA
- a CDS encoding right-handed parallel beta-helix repeat-containing protein, which produces MAVPPALYTLGIPKAFAAYSPPRRYRGTTVRNARNYGALGNGANDDTTAIQAAINSLPTSGGTVVLTAGKYVIDPVRNLRLRSNMCLELRSGAVLLAKRNNQERAYVLMVYKVKNVEIKGGQIIGDRDNHIGSKGEWGHGIMIRGSSNVTVRDIHISKCFGDGISIGGAMVTGKPTISCDDIVIDNVVCTGNRRQGMTIGCATNVKVYDSEFSASKGIAPECGIDIEPDAHDGRTTSTVHIENCLIRRNAGNGVLVYKRVTGVTITKCTIEYNGGNGILTIGANTGYIAQNTIRHNYLLGTNFGSESKGYQFSGNVSRNNNTRLHGVKTASSPLVSMTGLVGGNKGNGAHVAKVSTATGIKVTTNSYAK; this is translated from the coding sequence TTGGCAGTACCACCAGCGCTCTACACCCTGGGCATCCCCAAGGCCTTTGCGGCCTACTCCCCGCCCCGCCGCTACCGCGGCACCACCGTCCGCAATGCTCGCAACTATGGCGCCCTGGGCAATGGCGCCAACGATGACACCACCGCCATCCAGGCCGCCATCAATTCGCTACCGACCTCCGGCGGCACCGTGGTGCTGACAGCGGGCAAATACGTCATCGATCCGGTCCGCAACCTGCGCCTGCGCAGCAACATGTGCCTGGAACTGCGCAGCGGCGCGGTGCTGCTGGCCAAGCGCAACAACCAGGAACGCGCGTATGTGCTGATGGTCTACAAGGTCAAGAATGTGGAGATCAAGGGCGGCCAGATCATCGGCGACCGCGACAACCATATCGGCAGCAAGGGCGAATGGGGCCACGGCATCATGATCCGCGGCTCCAGCAATGTCACCGTGCGCGACATCCATATCTCCAAGTGCTTCGGCGACGGCATCTCCATTGGCGGGGCCATGGTGACCGGCAAGCCGACCATTTCCTGCGATGACATCGTGATCGACAACGTGGTCTGCACCGGCAACCGCCGCCAGGGCATGACGATCGGCTGCGCGACCAACGTCAAGGTGTACGACAGCGAGTTCAGCGCCAGCAAGGGCATCGCGCCCGAGTGCGGCATCGATATCGAGCCGGACGCCCACGATGGCCGCACCACCTCCACCGTGCATATCGAGAACTGCCTGATCCGCAGGAATGCGGGCAATGGCGTGCTGGTCTACAAGCGGGTGACCGGGGTGACCATCACCAAGTGCACCATCGAGTACAACGGCGGCAACGGCATCCTGACCATCGGCGCCAACACCGGCTACATCGCGCAGAACACGATTCGCCACAACTACCTGCTGGGCACCAACTTCGGCTCGGAGAGCAAGGGGTACCAGTTCAGTGGCAATGTCTCGCGCAACAACAACACCCGCCTGCACGGCGTCAAGACCGCCTCCAGCCCGCTGGTGTCGATGACCGGCCTGGTCGGCGGCAACAAGGGCAATGGCGCGCATGTGGCCAAGGTCTCAACGGCCACGGGCATCAAGGTCACGACCAACAGCTACGCGAAATAG